In Methanobacterium aggregans, the sequence CAGTAAAGAGTTAAATCCTCAAATCAGTAATTTACTTATTTTATTGTGATGATTTATGATCCATGAAGAAGTTGTTCATTGCATTAATTGGACTCGTAGTTTTAACAGCTGTATTATACGGATTTTCAACTTTTAAAGGAGAAACAACAAATACAAGTACTGAATCTTTGAAATGGAGTACTGATCTTAACTCATCCCTAGAAGAAGCCAAAAATACGGATAAACTGGTTTTCATAGATTTCTATGCGGACTGGTGTCCCTACTGCAAGGAGCTTGATGAAAAAACCTTTCCAGATGCCAGGGTTCAGCAGAAACTAAGTCAGAACTACGTTGCAGTTAAGGTTAACACAGACAACAACCCAGAACTTGCCTCCAAGTACAAGATATACGGACTTCCCACAGTGGTCATCTTAAATTCAGATGGGCAGGAATTAAAACGATACAGTGGATATATAACTTCAGATGAACTTTTAAACATACTTTAAGTTTTAAAAAAATTGTTCTAGGAGTAAAATATTATGAATGTAGGTTTTGTGGTTTCATTTTCTGCAGGAGTAGCATCCGTACTTTCTCCCTGTGTTTTACCATTGATACCAATAGTGGTGGGTCATTCAATTGTTAAAAAAGAATTATCCCAAACAGCATCATTCGTAGCAGGATTTTTCACGATTTTTACAGTTATAACTCTCTTAACAGTTCTATTCACAGCTGCAATAAATCATTACCTTATTTACTTCAGGATAGTTGCATCCTTACTTATAATTGGCGTTGGAATGTTCTTTTTAGTTAATAAAAATATTTTAAGATTCTCTCACACACCCAAAAATAAAACTAAACGTTCAGAACCATTTTTCATGGGTTTATTAACATGCCTTGCATGGTCACCATGCTATGGTCCGTACATAGTGGCAGTGGCAGCCTACAGTGCATCAACAGGAAACATGCTCTTCAGCACCATTAACATGGTCCTTTTTGCAGGAGGATTCTCATTAACACTGTTTTTAGTGGCATTTACAGCTTCTAAGATAAACTTTGAGAAAATAATCAGATATTCTAATGGAATAAGAACAGTTTCAGGTATTTTAATTATTATTGCAGGAACATACATGTTAATTGGTCTTATCTGATATTCCTTCAATATCATGAACTAGAGTACATGATTGGATATGGGATGGCACTTAACTCTCATCACAGATTCATAACAATTTAAATTCATCCAGATAATTTGTAGGAAGGGAAAATCAATGAAAATAGGTTTTTTAGGATTCGGAGAGGTTGCATCAAGTCTATCCAGGGGTCTTGTGGATCATGGAGTTGATGTTTACACCTGTGTTGAAGGCAGAAGCTCCAGAACACGGGAAAATGCAGAGAAGATCGGTGTTAATCTTTGCAGTACAAACATGGAAGTTGCAGAGATTTCAGACATAACCATATCTGCAGTGGTACCTTCAAGGGCTGTTGAAGTTGCAGAGGAAGTTTCAAACCACTGCAGGGGAATCTATGTGGACATGAACAACGTGTCCCCTGAAACTGTGAAGCAGGCACTGGGTTTTATAAAAAAGGGGAGAGTTGTTGATGCATCCTTAATGGGATCCATCATCAAAAACGGTTTGAATGTCCCAATAGCTGCATCAGGGCCGTGTGCGGGTGAATTTGCAGAACTCAACCATTACGGTATGAATATAGATGTTGTGGGCACAGATACAGGTCAGGCATCAGCTCTGAAAATGTTGAGGAGTATATACACCAAGGGAGTTTCAGCCCTCATTTTTGAGGCATTTTCAACGGCCCATAAGATGGGGGTGGATGAAGAGTTAATGAAGTACCTTCAGAAAACTGAGTGCCCGGGTTTTAAGGATGCTGCAGTTTCAAGGATCATAAACAGCACCTACCATGCCCAAAGAAAATCTGATGAGATGGAGGAGGTGCTGCAGTTTTTGAGAGAATACACAGAACCTGTAATGACTCATGCAACCTCTGCTTTCTTTAAAATGATTTCAAAGAAGATTGATTTAACTGAAAAACCTGAAGATTACAGGGATATTTTTCAGGAACTTAAATAGTTCAGTGTGATGGTTCATTAAATTTATAGTAAATGGAGAACAAATAAAAGAACAACTGATATTATTGATAATCCAGTTAACAGGTGCATCTTATGAGGAATGAGCATATTAAAGAGTGCAGAGAATCTTTGATGAAACTCATAGGTCGTAAAATAGTTGACATCAGACTTAAAAGCAGGGATCGTGGCTGCTGGAGGTTCTATGTTGATACTGATGATGGTGAATTCATACTGACCTTCTGCAAGGAATGGGACTGTCCTGCAGTTGAACACAGGGAAGAACATGGATCAGATGAATCAGACGACTAAACCCATCCGTTTGCTCTGAATTATTCTTATTCTAACTTATATCCTTAATCTATTCTAACTCCTATCCTTACAATCTATTTTAACTGCACTATGTGAATACAGTTAATTCTAAAGGTTTTATTTTTAAAATTAGATTTAAAATTAGATAAAAATATCAATAACAGTTCTTTTTTATTTAATATTCAATATTACTCCGTTAAAAGAGGCCGGGTTTTTCAGGATTTTTTTTTGATTGGGAATGATGAAAAAAAGGTTATGAGAGATTACAATAGGGAGTGTTAATTGATGCACGTCTCCAAATCTCCACAGGTACACATGGCTTTCGCTTAGCCAAAAAACATCAAAAAAACACCAAAATCAGTGTCCATCACCAACGAATATTCTGATCCTCCATCCTTCTTCTTTTTCAATTAACTTTGAAGTTAGGGGTATGAACTGTGAATCAACAAGCAGTCTGAGGTACGTTGCAAAGAGTGCAGGCAGTTTCAGAGGACTTTTTATCTTACGATCCTCGGCACGGATCTCAGAGCATAGTCTGTCCCTGTTGTCAACGTAGATGGAAGCTTCCATACCATTCTCAAGGGATTCTAATTCAAAGCTTCGAAGGTGCATCCCGCCATCAAAGGAATAAGGCGGTTTTTCACCTATTCTATCACCTTTTCTGAACATCTTGTGCGCCTCTGAAGATGGAACTCCTT encodes:
- a CDS encoding thioredoxin fold domain-containing protein — translated: MKKLFIALIGLVVLTAVLYGFSTFKGETTNTSTESLKWSTDLNSSLEEAKNTDKLVFIDFYADWCPYCKELDEKTFPDARVQQKLSQNYVAVKVNTDNNPELASKYKIYGLPTVVILNSDGQELKRYSGYITSDELLNIL
- a CDS encoding NAD(P)-dependent oxidoreductase is translated as MKIGFLGFGEVASSLSRGLVDHGVDVYTCVEGRSSRTRENAEKIGVNLCSTNMEVAEISDITISAVVPSRAVEVAEEVSNHCRGIYVDMNNVSPETVKQALGFIKKGRVVDASLMGSIIKNGLNVPIAASGPCAGEFAELNHYGMNIDVVGTDTGQASALKMLRSIYTKGVSALIFEAFSTAHKMGVDEELMKYLQKTECPGFKDAAVSRIINSTYHAQRKSDEMEEVLQFLREYTEPVMTHATSAFFKMISKKIDLTEKPEDYRDIFQELK
- a CDS encoding cytochrome c biogenesis CcdA family protein, producing the protein MNVGFVVSFSAGVASVLSPCVLPLIPIVVGHSIVKKELSQTASFVAGFFTIFTVITLLTVLFTAAINHYLIYFRIVASLLIIGVGMFFLVNKNILRFSHTPKNKTKRSEPFFMGLLTCLAWSPCYGPYIVAVAAYSASTGNMLFSTINMVLFAGGFSLTLFLVAFTASKINFEKIIRYSNGIRTVSGILIIIAGTYMLIGLI